A genomic stretch from Pempheris klunzingeri isolate RE-2024b chromosome 23, fPemKlu1.hap1, whole genome shotgun sequence includes:
- the LOC139222772 gene encoding signal-regulatory protein beta-2-like, with translation MTPPAFALYVTCVLLGKMAHVTAEQTSSSLRFISVSVGEDVTLECFFQNSLTVKLYWYKQTLGQELHLVSRFYKHDKNGTLKGEYRNDPRFGLETTNGKNHLKISDARISDSATYYCISGLSIMVEFKGGTVLSVKGSGLNIPALVHQSTSETIQPGGSETLNCTVHTGTCDGEHRVYWFRHSEESHPGLIYTHGGREDQCERKPEAQSHTCVYNLPMESVSLSHAGTYYCAVASCGYVVFGNGTKLNVEDEVDSLVYLLSGALAFTSILSVLLAYKAYTMYKTNSCKCTESQARPSVPHAGGDQDEDNLHYAAVRTNKANRSTRQRDPTLSECVYSGVKQ, from the exons ATGACACCTCCAGCGTTTGCTTTGTATGTAACATGTGTGCTCTTGGGGAAAATGG CTCATGTGACTGCTGaacaaacatcatcatcttTACGCTTCATATCAGTTAGTGTTGGTGAAGACGTGACTTTGGAATGTTTCTTTCAAAACAGTTTAACAGTGAAGCTTTACTGGTATAAACAAACGCTGGGGCAGGAACTACACCTCGTGTCTCGATTCTATAAGCATGACAAAAATGGCACTTTAAAAGGTGAATACAGGAATGATCCACGTTTTGGACTGGAGACTACCAATGGTAAAAATCATTTGAAGATCTCAGATGCACGAATTTCAGACTCAGCTACTTACTACTGCATCAGTGGCTTATCAATCATGGTTGAATTTAAAGGGGGCACTGTACTCAGTGTAAAGGGTTCAGGTTTGAACATCCCTGCTTTGGTCCATCAGTCAACATCTGAGACCATCCAGCCAGGAGGCTCTGAGACTCTgaactgtacagtacacactgggACCTGTGATGGAGAACACAGGGTTTACTGGTTCAGACACTCTGAGGAATCTCATCCAGGACTCATTTACACCcacggaggcagagaggatcaGTGTGAGAGGAAACCTGAAGCACaatcacacacctgtgtgtacaACCTGCCAATGGAGAGCGTGAGTCTTTCTCATGCTGGAACCTACTACTGTGCTGTGGCCTCATGTGGTTACGTAGTGTTTGGAAATGGGACCAAGCTGAACGTTGAAG ATGAGGTGGACTCTCTTGTGTATCTCTTGAGTGGAGCTTTAGCTTTCACTTCCATCTTGAGTGTTTTACTGGCTTACAAAGCATACACAATGTACAAGACAAACAGCTGCAAATGCACAG AGTCACAAGCAAGACCCTCAGTGCCACATGCAGGG GGCGACCAAGATGAAGACAACCTCCATTATGCTGCAGTGAGGACGAACAAGGCCAACAGATCAACAAGGCAGAGAGACCCCACcctgagtgaatgtgtgtattctGGTGTGAAGCAGTAG
- the LOC139222903 gene encoding LOW QUALITY PROTEIN: G-protein coupled receptor 4 (The sequence of the model RefSeq protein was modified relative to this genomic sequence to represent the inferred CDS: inserted 1 base in 1 codon) translates to MSNDSCNLPLNTDTFGLTCIYGVIFSLGLPSNLLSLWGLYHLGRSGGGGCQLVYILNLLLSDLLQLLTLPLWILYLQGNHRWPYGQLTCELVGYVFYVNVYASVMFLCLIALDRCLAIVYPLSSRSVRTVRVAAVSGVAVWTLTFLFCLSGLLPSVFDSDRLLCLEQYPVSPGYAHFKIITVALGFLLPCAILGYTSAHIGVTLRRSPSLSDHERHKIVGILVVITFNFIVVFGPYHLVGGYRFVSLLLTDEPCGLESSIFLTYRLCYGLTSLNTLLDPLFYIFLCPDARLELQRSLSCLRRGQNTRKKISLXHQSSFRQPEGE, encoded by the exons ATGTCCAATGACAGCTGTAACCTCCCCTTGAACACGGACACATTTGGACTGACTTGTATCTATGGGGTGATCTTCTCTTTGGGTCTCCCCAGCAACCTGCTGTCTCTCTGGGGACTGTACCATCTGGGCCGCTCAGGTGGAGGAGGCTGCCAGCTGGTCTACATCctcaacctgctgctgtcagacctcctccagctgctcacTCTGCCACTGTGGATCCTTTATCTTCAAGGGAATCACCGCTGGCCCTATGGCCAGCTAACCTGCGAGCTGGTGGGCTATGTGTTTTACGTAAATGTCTACGCCAGCGTCATGTTCCTGTGCCTGATAGCGCTGGACCGCTGCCTGGCTATTGTGTACCCACTGAGCAGCCGCAGCGTGCGGACTGTCAGGGTAGCAGCGGTGTCCGGTGTGGCAGTTTGGACCCTCACCTTCCTTTTCTGTCTGAGTGGGCTTCTGCCATCAGTGTTTGACTCTGACAGACTGCTGTGTCTGGAGCAGTACCCCGTCAGCCCAGGGTACGCCCACTTCAAGATCATCACTGTGGCTCTTGGCTTTCTTCTGCCATGTGCCATACTGGG ctACACCTCCGCTCACATTGGGGTGACACTCCGACgatctccatctctctctgatCATGAGCGGCACAAAATCGTGGGCATCCTCGTCGTGATCACCTTCAACttcattgttgtgtttggacCCTATCACCTTGTGGGTGGATACAGATTTGTGTCCCTGCTGCTGACTGATGAGCCATGTGGACTGGAGAGTTCCATTTTCCTCACATATCGCCTGTGCTACGGTCTGACCAGCCTCAACACCCTGCTGGATCCCCTCTTCTACATCTTCCTCTGCCCTGATGCACGGTTAGAGCTCCAAAGGTCCCTGTCCTGTTTGAGAAGGGGGCAAAACACCCGCAAAAAGATTTCCC AGCACCAGAGCTCATTCAGACAACCAGAGGGAGAGTGA
- the LOC139223264 gene encoding prostaglandin D2 receptor 2-like, translating to MVFCPVSQRTNISSLSNQTARMSSLSYFTISLHGLFSSIGIMENLLILGVVGFHVRRSIISIWILNLAASDLLATSSLPFFTLYMARGHTWTLGTTFCRIHSSIFFLNMFVSGFLLTAISLDRCLVVLRPVWAQNHRNVPLVGKICGVIWAMAVLCTIPFYIFRDTIPQPNGKIQCYYNYARLLPSEPFDLGSLCKHRKEALAFMKFFLAFLIPLLIIILSYGTVNASLARRGCRRPFRFVRLVMAVVVSFVLCWAPYHCFIIMEVMAPSGHSVQRFAGRALPISATIGFLNSVLNPILYVFSCPDLCNKIRHSLGAVMESVLVEDLAELARRRSTVRSSISTSELVVRHKNSVPSLSLKTEEHEVNKSLVKSDQN from the coding sequence ATGGTGTTCTGTCCTGTCAGCCAGAGGACGAATATCAGCAGTCTGTCAAACCAAACAGCCAGGATGAGTTCTTTGAGTTACTTTACAATTTCCCTCCACGGCTTGTTCTCCTCCATTGGCATCATGGAGAACCTCCTCATCCTCGGAGTCGTGGGCTTCCATGTCCGCCGCTCTATCATCAGCATCTGGATCCTGAACCTTGCAGCCTCTGACCTGCTGGCCACCAGCTCCCTGCCCTTCTTCACCCTCTACATGGCCCGCGGCCACACCTGGACGTTGGGCACGACCTTCTGTCGTATTCattcctccatcttcttcctcaACATGTTTGTCAGTGGTTTCCTGCTGACGGCCATTTCTCTCGACCGCTGCCTGGTGGTGCTAAGACCCGTCTGGGCCCAGAACCACAGGAACGTCCCACTAGTGGGGAAGATATGTGGGGTGATTTGGGCCATGGCTGTGCTCTGCACTATCCCCTTCTACATATTCCGTGACACCATTCCCCAACCTAACGGAAAGATCCAGTGTTACTACAACTATGCTCGACTCCTCCCTAGTGAGCCATTTGACCTTGGATCTTTATGTAAACACCGCAAGGAGGCCTTGGCCTTCATGAAGTTCTTTCTAGCCTTCCTGATCCCTCTACTAATCATCATCCTCAGCTATGGCACTGTGAATGCCAGCTTGGCGCGCAGAGGCTGTCGACGCCCTTTCCGTTTTGTTCGGCTCGTAATGGCTGTGGTGGTGAGCTTTGTACTCTGCTGGGCTCCGTACCACTGTTTCATCATCATGGAGGTGATGGCCCCCAGCGGGCATTCTGTACAGAGATTTGCAGGCAGGGCCCTTCCAATCTCAGCAACCATCGGGTTCCTTAACAGTGTTCTTAACCCCATTCTGTATGTGTTCAGCTGCCCTGACCTGTGTAATAAGATAAGACATTCTCTGGGTGCAGTGATGGAGAGTGTTCTGGTTGAGGATCTGGCAGAGCTGGCGCGGCGCCGCAGCACTGTTCGCAGCTCTATCAGCACCTCCGAGCTTGTGGTGAGACATAAAAATTCTGTTCCATCCTTGAGTCTGAAAACAGAAGAGCATGAGGTGAATAAAAGTCTTGTCAAGTCTGATCAGAACtga
- the LOC139222796 gene encoding uncharacterized protein isoform X2, with protein MLLLCIVLVLLSDICQVPAANTTSGITQDSGLIVAEDGQNVTLKCFSTNNAVTFFSWYQQSLGGKPLIISSWMKHHKEASIYPAYKDRFRILPESKDGTHHLMITDLHPSDSATYYCGTLEFNTIEFGQGAFLHVRPPTSNIRAAVHQPALKPLQSGDSVNLSCTVYAEKCVGEQTLYWFRHGAAQPAVMYLGAGQCKHLQDEKAHMTKCTLNLAIKSVSSATAGMYYCALASCGEIVFGNGTRVVIADSTKAPPFLLHYLSVALAVSIILLIVFAFIMYKLKQTSCSVCNGTVSHPTCSAASDATNEDADLHYAALGLNRTSERLNQQESVRSVCVYSSVKTRKR; from the exons ATGTTGTTACTTTGCATTGTACTTGTACTTCTTAGCGACATCT GTCAGGTGCCGGCTGCTAACACCACCTCAGGGATAACGCAGGACAGTGGACTCATAGTGGCTGAAGATGGGCAGAATGTGACGTTGAAATGCTTTTCTACGAACAATGCTGTAACTTTCTTTTCTTGGTACCAGCAAAGCTTGGGAGGCAAACCTCTCATCATATCGTCTTGGATGAAGCACCACAAAGAAGCTTCCATCTACCCAGCATATAAAGACAGGTTCCGAATCTTACCAGAAAGCAAAGATGGCACCCACCATCTCATGATCACAGACCTTCACCCCTCAGATTCTGCAACATATTACTGTGGGACTTTAGAATTCAACACGATTGAATTTGGACAAGGAGCTTTCCTCCACGTCAGACCACCGACGTCCAACATCCGAGCTGCTGTGCATCAGCCAGCGTTGAAACCACTGCAGTCGGGAGACTCTGTGAATTTGAGCTGTACCGTATACGCTGAGAAATGTGTGGGGGAGCAGACGCTCTACTGGTTCAGACATGGTGCAGCTCAGCCAGCAGTCATGTATCTTGGCGCAGGACAATGTAAGCACCTCCAAGATGAAAAGGCTCATATGACAAAATGCACTTTGAACCTCGCCATAAAGTCCGTGAGCTCTGCTACTGCAGGGatgtactactgtgctctggCCTCCTGCGGGGAGATAGTGTTTGGAAATGGAACGAGAGTGGTTATTGCAG ATTCTACCAAAGCCCCCCCCTTCCTGCTGCATTACCTGAGTGTGGCGTTGGCAGTTTCCATCATCCTGCTCATTGTCTTTGCTTTCATCATGTACAAGTTGAAACAAACCTCATGCTCTGTCTGCAATG GAACGGTTTCTCATCCGACATGTTCTGCAGCTTCTGATGCCACG AACGAAGATGCAGACCTCCATTATGCTGCTCTGGGTCTGAACAGAACCAGCGAACGACTGAACCAACAGGAGAGCGTtaggagtgtttgtgtgtactccTCAGTAAAGACTAGAAAACGATAG
- the LOC139222727 gene encoding uncharacterized protein isoform X1, with product MFLIYSAAPCVFPHSWYEVNCALTCSIFSSAHVTAEQTSSSLRFISVSVGEDVTLECFFQNSLTMTLYWYKQTLGQELHLVSRFYKHDKNGTLKGEYRNDPRFGLETAIGKNHLKISDARISDSATYYCISGLSIMVEFAGGTVLSVKGSGLNIPALVHQSASETIQPGGSETLNCTVHTGTCDGEHRVYWFRHSEESHPGLIYTHGGREDQCERKPEAQTHTCVYNLPMESVSLSHAGTYYCAVASCGYVVFGNGTKLDVEDEVDSLVYLLSGALAFTSILSVLMAYKAYTMYKTNSCKCTESQARPSVPHAGGDQDEDNLHYAAVRTNKANRSTRQRDPTLSECVYSGVKQ from the exons ATGTTTCTTATATATTCTGCAGCaccttgtgtgtttccccacTCATGGTATGAAGTGAATTGTGCACTCACTTGCTCTATTTTCTCCTCAGCTCATGTGACTGCTGaacaaacatcatcatcttTACGCTTCATATCAGTTAGTGTTGGTGAAGACGTGACTTTGGAATGTTTCTTTCAAAACAGTTTAACAATGACGCTTTACTGGTATAAACAAACGCTGGGGCAGGAACTACACCTCGTGTCTCGATTCTATAAGCATGACAAAAATGGCACTTTAAAAGGTGAATACAGGAATGATCCACGTTTTGGACTGGAGACTGCCATTGGTAAAAATCATTTGAAGATCTCAGATGCACGAATTTCAGACTCAGCTACTTACTACTGCATCAGTGGCTTATCAATCATGGTTGAATTTGCAGGGGGCACTGTACTCAGTGTAAAGGGTTCAGGTTTGAACATCCCTGCTTTGGTCCATCAGTCAGCATCTGAGACCATCCAGCCAGGAGGCTCTGAGACTCTgaactgtacagtacacactgggACCTGTGATGGAGAACACAGGGTTTACTGGTTCAGACACTCTGAGGAATCTCATCCAGGACTCATTTACACCcacggaggcagagaggatcagtgtgagaggaaacctgaagcacaaacacacacctgtgtgtacaACCTGCCAATGGAGAGCGTGAGTCTTTCTCATGCTGGAACCTACTACTGTGCTGTGGCCTCATGTGGTTACGTAGTGTTTGGAAATGGGACCAAGCTGGACGTTGAAG ATGAGGTGGACTCTCTTGTGTATCTCTTGAGTGGAGCTTTAGCTTTCACTTCCATCTTGAGTGTTTTAATGGCTTACAAAGCATACACAATGTACAAGACAAACAGCTGCAAATGCACAG AGTCACAAGCAAGACCCTCAGTGCCACATGCAGGG GGCGACCAAGATGAAGACAACCTCCATTATGCTGCAGTGAGGACGAACAAGGCCAACAGATCAACAAGGCAGAGAGACCCCACcctgagtgaatgtgtgtattctGGTGTGAAGCAGTAG
- the LOC139222796 gene encoding uncharacterized protein isoform X1 translates to MLLLCIVLVLLSDICQVPAANTTSGITQDSGLIVAEDGQNVTLKCFSTNNAVTFFSWYQQSLGGKPLIISSWMKHHKEASIYPAYKDRFRILPESKDGTHHLMITDLHPSDSATYYCGTLEFNTIEFGQGAFLHVRPPTSNIRAAVHQPALKPLQSGDSVNLSCTVYAEKCVGEQTLYWFRHGAAQPAVMYLGAGQCKHLQDEKAHMTKCTLNLAIKSVSSATAGMYYCALASCGEIVFGNGTRVVIAEDSTKAPPFLLHYLSVALAVSIILLIVFAFIMYKLKQTSCSVCNGTVSHPTCSAASDATNEDADLHYAALGLNRTSERLNQQESVRSVCVYSSVKTRKR, encoded by the exons ATGTTGTTACTTTGCATTGTACTTGTACTTCTTAGCGACATCT GTCAGGTGCCGGCTGCTAACACCACCTCAGGGATAACGCAGGACAGTGGACTCATAGTGGCTGAAGATGGGCAGAATGTGACGTTGAAATGCTTTTCTACGAACAATGCTGTAACTTTCTTTTCTTGGTACCAGCAAAGCTTGGGAGGCAAACCTCTCATCATATCGTCTTGGATGAAGCACCACAAAGAAGCTTCCATCTACCCAGCATATAAAGACAGGTTCCGAATCTTACCAGAAAGCAAAGATGGCACCCACCATCTCATGATCACAGACCTTCACCCCTCAGATTCTGCAACATATTACTGTGGGACTTTAGAATTCAACACGATTGAATTTGGACAAGGAGCTTTCCTCCACGTCAGACCACCGACGTCCAACATCCGAGCTGCTGTGCATCAGCCAGCGTTGAAACCACTGCAGTCGGGAGACTCTGTGAATTTGAGCTGTACCGTATACGCTGAGAAATGTGTGGGGGAGCAGACGCTCTACTGGTTCAGACATGGTGCAGCTCAGCCAGCAGTCATGTATCTTGGCGCAGGACAATGTAAGCACCTCCAAGATGAAAAGGCTCATATGACAAAATGCACTTTGAACCTCGCCATAAAGTCCGTGAGCTCTGCTACTGCAGGGatgtactactgtgctctggCCTCCTGCGGGGAGATAGTGTTTGGAAATGGAACGAGAGTGGTTATTGCAG AAGATTCTACCAAAGCCCCCCCCTTCCTGCTGCATTACCTGAGTGTGGCGTTGGCAGTTTCCATCATCCTGCTCATTGTCTTTGCTTTCATCATGTACAAGTTGAAACAAACCTCATGCTCTGTCTGCAATG GAACGGTTTCTCATCCGACATGTTCTGCAGCTTCTGATGCCACG AACGAAGATGCAGACCTCCATTATGCTGCTCTGGGTCTGAACAGAACCAGCGAACGACTGAACCAACAGGAGAGCGTtaggagtgtttgtgtgtactccTCAGTAAAGACTAGAAAACGATAG
- the LOC139222771 gene encoding uncharacterized protein — MTPPAFALYVTCVLLGKMAHVTAEQTSSSLRFISVSVGEDVTLECFYENSLTMTLYWYKQTLGQELHLVSRFYKHDKNGTLIGEYRNDPRFGLETTIGKNHLKISDARISDSATYYCAEGYGYDFEFSESITVIVEGSGLNIPALVHQSTSETIQPGGSETLNCTVHTGTCDGEHRVYWFRHSEESHPGLIYTHGGREDQCERKPEAQTHTCVYNLPMESVSLSHAGTYYCAVASCGYIVFGNGTKLDVEDEVDSLVYLLSGALAFTSILSVLLAYKAYTMYKTNSCKCTESQARPSVPHAGGDQDEDNLHYAAVRTNKANRSTRQRDPTPSECVYSDVKQ, encoded by the exons ATGACACCTCCAGCGTTTGCTTTGTATGTAACATGTGTGCTCTTGGGGAAAATGG CTCATGTGACTGCTGaacaaacatcatcatcttTACGCTTCATATCAGTTAGTGTTGGTGAAGACGTGACTTTGGAATGTTTCTATGAAAACAGTTTAACAATGACGCTTTACTGGTATAAACAAACGCTGGGGCAGGAACTACACCTCGTGTCTCGATTCTATAAGCATGACAAAAATGGCACTTTAATAGGTGAATACAGGAATGATCCACGTTTTGGACTGGAGACTACCATTGGTAAAAATCATTTGAAGATCTCAGATGCACGAATTTCAGACTCAGCCACTTATTACTGTGCAGAAGGCTATGGATATGATTTTGAATTTTCAGAGAGCATTACAGTCATTGTAGAGGGTTCAGGTTTGAACATCCCTGCTTTGGTCCATCAGTCAACATCTGAGACCATCCAGCCAGGAGGCTCTGAGACTCTgaactgtacagtacacactgggACCTGTGATGGAGAACACAGGGTTTACTGGTTCAGACACTCTGAGGAATCTCATCCAGGACTCATTTACACCcacggaggcagagaggatcagtgtgagaggaaacctgaagcacaaacacacacctgtgtgtacaACCTGCCAATGGAGAGCGTGAGTCTTTCTCATGCTGGAACCTACTACTGTGCTGTGGCCTCATGTGGTTACATAGTGTTTGGAAATGGAACCAAGCTGGACGTTGAAG ATGAGGTGGACTCTCTTGTGTATCTCTTGAGTGGAGCTTTAGCTTTCACTTCCATCTTGAGTGTGTTACTGGCTTACAAAGCATACACAATGTACAAGACAAACAGCTGCAAATGCACAG AGTCACAAGCAAGACCCTCAGTGCCACATGCAGGG GGCGACCAAGATGAAGACAACCTCCATTATGCTGCAGTGAGGACGAACAAGGCCAACAGATCAACAAGGCAGAGAGACCCCACCCcgagtgaatgtgtgtattctGATGTGAAGCAGTAG
- the LOC139222727 gene encoding uncharacterized protein isoform X2, with protein sequence MTPPAFALYVTCVLLGKMAHVTAEQTSSSLRFISVSVGEDVTLECFFQNSLTMTLYWYKQTLGQELHLVSRFYKHDKNGTLKGEYRNDPRFGLETAIGKNHLKISDARISDSATYYCISGLSIMVEFAGGTVLSVKGSGLNIPALVHQSASETIQPGGSETLNCTVHTGTCDGEHRVYWFRHSEESHPGLIYTHGGREDQCERKPEAQTHTCVYNLPMESVSLSHAGTYYCAVASCGYVVFGNGTKLDVEDEVDSLVYLLSGALAFTSILSVLMAYKAYTMYKTNSCKCTESQARPSVPHAGGDQDEDNLHYAAVRTNKANRSTRQRDPTLSECVYSGVKQ encoded by the exons ATGACACCTCCAGCGTTTGCTTTGTATGTAACATGTGTGCTCTTGGGGAAAATGG CTCATGTGACTGCTGaacaaacatcatcatcttTACGCTTCATATCAGTTAGTGTTGGTGAAGACGTGACTTTGGAATGTTTCTTTCAAAACAGTTTAACAATGACGCTTTACTGGTATAAACAAACGCTGGGGCAGGAACTACACCTCGTGTCTCGATTCTATAAGCATGACAAAAATGGCACTTTAAAAGGTGAATACAGGAATGATCCACGTTTTGGACTGGAGACTGCCATTGGTAAAAATCATTTGAAGATCTCAGATGCACGAATTTCAGACTCAGCTACTTACTACTGCATCAGTGGCTTATCAATCATGGTTGAATTTGCAGGGGGCACTGTACTCAGTGTAAAGGGTTCAGGTTTGAACATCCCTGCTTTGGTCCATCAGTCAGCATCTGAGACCATCCAGCCAGGAGGCTCTGAGACTCTgaactgtacagtacacactgggACCTGTGATGGAGAACACAGGGTTTACTGGTTCAGACACTCTGAGGAATCTCATCCAGGACTCATTTACACCcacggaggcagagaggatcagtgtgagaggaaacctgaagcacaaacacacacctgtgtgtacaACCTGCCAATGGAGAGCGTGAGTCTTTCTCATGCTGGAACCTACTACTGTGCTGTGGCCTCATGTGGTTACGTAGTGTTTGGAAATGGGACCAAGCTGGACGTTGAAG ATGAGGTGGACTCTCTTGTGTATCTCTTGAGTGGAGCTTTAGCTTTCACTTCCATCTTGAGTGTTTTAATGGCTTACAAAGCATACACAATGTACAAGACAAACAGCTGCAAATGCACAG AGTCACAAGCAAGACCCTCAGTGCCACATGCAGGG GGCGACCAAGATGAAGACAACCTCCATTATGCTGCAGTGAGGACGAACAAGGCCAACAGATCAACAAGGCAGAGAGACCCCACcctgagtgaatgtgtgtattctGGTGTGAAGCAGTAG
- the LOC139223265 gene encoding uncharacterized protein: MLEFYLLLVPLFRAHGALLYATEGQNVTLPCFYASNVNHLVWYKQVPGEQPRIISYFYKHLPKHNGFHNHFKNNKRFSVHSGEGFYHLNISNVLDWDSAMYYCGKTNVAFTEFDNGTYLVLKERRGSFLQQPASASVEPGGSVNLTCTVHAGSSDTDHSVYWFRKDSANSHLGTLYIHTGSSSQRAQPPESPAQSCVYSLSKRNVSLSDAGTYYCAVASCGQILFGKGTRLNVGENQGVPVLMLCVAAALLVSVILNIILISIHCKTARRKYHHSGACK; this comes from the exons ATGTTGGAGTTTTATTTGCTCTTGGTTCCTCTTTTTAGAGCCC ATGGCGCTCTGCTGTACGCTACCGAGGGACAGAATGTGACTTTGCCGTGTTTCTATGCCTCCAACGTCAATCATTTGGTTTGGTACAAACAGGTTCCAGGGGAGCAACCTCGAATAATATCCTATTTCTACAAACATTTACCAAAGCACAATGGCTTCCAcaaccattttaaaaacaacaaacgcTTTTCGGTTCATTCTGGAGAAGGGTTCTACCATCTGAACATTTCTAATGTCCTGGACTGGGATTCAGCCATGTACTACTGTGGAAAAACCAATGTGGCCTTCACTGAATTTGATAATGGAACTTATTTAGTTTTAAAGG AGCGTCGAGGGTCTTTCCTCCAGCAGCCGGCGTCTGCCTCTGTGGAGCCCGGAGGATCTGTAAATCTGACCTGCACGGTGCACGCTGGAAGCAGTGACACAGATCACAGCGTCTACTGGTTCAGAAAGGATTCAGCAAACTCTCATTTGGGAACCTTGTACATCCACACGGGCAGCAGCAGTCAGCGTGCACAGCCTCCAGAGTCTCCTGCACAGAGCTGCGTCTACAGCCTGTCCAAGAGGAATGTGAGCCTGTCTGATGCTGGGACGTACTACTGCGCTGTGGCTTCATGTGGGCAGATACTGTTCGGGAAAGGAACAAGGCTGAATGTTGGAG AGAACCAGGGTGTCCCTGTGTTGATGCTGTGcgtggctgcagctctgctcgTGTCTGTTATCTTGAACATCATCCTGATCAGTATCCACTGCAAAACGGCTCGGAGAAAATATCATCATTCTGGAG CGTGCAAATAG